CATCAATAAAAAGCAAACAGTCTGAGCTTCACTCTGCTGCATTTTACTAAAATCCTTTCTGTAAAAAGACTGGAAtaagagaaaaatatatatCGTTCCTAAGTGAAAACTTCAGATTTCACAAGATTTCAGATTTCCCCATTACTGtgggaaaatgaataaaatcattCATCCTCCACACATTTTCCCAGAAGTATACAAACATAGCTGCAAGGAAGCAATCTAACACACCTTGTTGGCAAAGTCCTTTGTAATGGCAGAGGTGCGGTCTTCGATTCGCCCCACCGCGTCCCTCAATGATGTCAAGCTGCTATGAAGCTGCACTCGTTTCTCACTCAAGCCAGAGGTCCAGTCCTTCAGCCGGACGATGTCCTCCTCCAGAGCCTGCAGGCGAGGGTGAGGATGCTCCTGCTGAGGCCCAAGACCCTCCAGCATCTGCTGAACGGTTTCacactaaaacaggaaaacagtTTACCCAGTAGAGgaaatttttaaaaaggaaaagggttatattttcttttaaaaaaaagttgttttattgaGTCAGCTCaaagaaaaatgcttttcaTGTTTTCAGTGTTTGTAAATAAACAGGAAATAAGATGACAATGATGTCCTTGACATCAGTATTACTGATATCAAACAGTGCAAAGGAGTAGGAAGAGTACAGTAACACTATGACTTCTGACATCTGTGCTTCTTTTTCTGAGGTAAAACAGCAAATGCAACCTTTGACCTAACTATAAACCTACAAGAGAAGACATTAAGAAAAGACCCTGGCAATCTGAGGAGGTTCAGACTGTTCGTTTAGCTCATCTTCCAGCCACGGttcctcatcttcatctttCCATTCCTCATCTTCCAAAGTGCCAGAGTCCGTTTGGGTCTCATCCCTGTTTCCCCTCAGCACCATGGTGAGTTCACGGACCGCCTCCTTAACTACAGACAGCTCATTCTTCATCCTCAGAATGCTGTTTTGTGCCTGCAGTGTGTCCAGCTCCTGTCTGATCTCCAGGATCTCACTCAGGGCTTTCAGCATGCTATCTTCGGTCCCAAACACCTGCAGCGTCACCTCCTCCAACCTCTTCTCTGCCTCGCTTAGATCACTGCTCAGCTTCAGGATGGAGCGCACGGCCTCCTCCACCTGTGGAAGGTGCTCCTCGCACTGCTGTGCCCGCGGGATGTACTCCTGGAGCTCAGAGCTCAGCTCTGCCTCTTTCTTGGTCAGGCCGTTGATCTGCTCCTGCAGCTTATGGATCTGTTTGGTGTTCCAGTCCAGCTGATCCTGCGCCCGCTTGGCGTCGTCCTCTTCTGTCCGCTCCAGAACCCGGGCGTTCCTCTTTGTGCTGTCCTCCAGCTCTTCCAGCCTTTTCGCCAGTGTCTCGGCCCTCTGCTCAGCCTCGTTTACCTGCTCCGTGGCCCCGGCGTGGGCCTCTCGGGACTCGGCCTTTATGACTTCCAGGTCCGAGGTTATGGCGGCCAGCCGCTCCTGCCACGTCTCCGTCACGTTGAGGAAGTGGGCGTTGACCGCCTGCAGGTCGCGGGAGGCCGAGTTCTCGTCGGCTTGCATCGCCATGATAAAGCCGTGGAGAGTGGTGATGTCCTGCTGGAGTCTGGTTGCCGTGGAAACAGTGGCGAGCGCCTCCTGAAGGTCATCCTCAGATGCAGCGAGCTACAGCCACAACACAAAAGAGGAGCGCTGTTTCTGTGGAGCTCTTTGACCCTTAGTGCTACAGAACGTACACAGCTGACACTGTTGGAGGTTTCCACAAAGCCTACTCTTCTACAATGTATCAATGATGAATCCgtatttgtttaatgttttcacACTTAAAATAACACATCTACCTATAGTTCACCTTGCAGATGATTTAAGGATTGGCAAAAGTTTGCTTCTAGCTCCACATATTAAGTTTGaatattttatgtggtagaactatgaaaaataatgaaaatttaccaacaaaaactgaaaagtgcgtACATAGTTTATCCTTCATGTCTAAAAAAAATGACCTTTAAGCAAACTGAAGCAAACCCTATCATGCTAAATTACAATATTGACATCTGCTTACCTGCATTCATAGATAACAGATTTAAAGACTTAGTTCaactaaataaactaaaaggaaaaaaaacagtattaTGCATTATTTAGCTCAAGATTAAACATTACTTTTATAGCCTCAGAAATGTACAGCTTTAGGAGGcgtacaaacaaataaaacagatgcTACAGGACTACATGCCAGCAGGAGGCACCCAAGAGTGCTAGAACCATATCCGAAGTTGACCTTTGTCCTTTGGTTTCCTTGTAAAAACTCATGAGCGACAGAGTTTCtataaaagtgttaaaaaaagatttaagcAACACAGCTTAAAATATAGTTAATGTGTTATGTTATGCTCAGGCTGCCGTAACTAGTTACCAATCCATTACAACAACATATAATAGTATGACAAaaacatcatttttatttttatattctacaattgttaaacaaaagtttttacagtttttctgcaAATTCCCGTGTGGGAGCAGAGACCATAGGCTGCAGTACATAAGTCTGCCAGTAGGTGCATGCACAAGGCAGAAATCCTTTTAATTCATTGGTTGGCTCCATCTGAGCTacagtttcaaaacaaacatggtgCGTCAAGCATATACTTCACACTTAATGAACAGGgtaataaaaaaggtttttaaaagcgGAAATGGTCTACAGTATAGCTGTACCTAAAGTTAGCTGGCATTAAACGAGAGCATTGGAAGCTCTGAAAAGGTCATGCATGGAACCACGTACACCATAAAATCAgacatgttttctgtctgcGACTTTTTCCACTGAATAAATTCTTGAATAAACCTTTTGACCCATGTTTGATTGATTAAaggcctgcctgcctgcctgtgtGCGTTACTGTGCAGATTTTGGCAGCTGACCAAATCACTTTTACTTTACCCAATTTTAACAAAATTTACTTAAGTAGATAAATAATATATACAATTAACAAACAGAAGTCATTTGAAAGTTATAGCATTGCATTATAGTTAAAAGGTGCAATCGAAACAGATTCTTTTTTTGCTTAAGGcttgataaactttatttgtgGCATTTATAGCCAAATTTGGCTGgcaaaaaaaactgcttttggggaaaatgtattgtttgtcttaaatagtttttcttaTCAGTTGTGGGAAACAGGTAATTAATAACACTTCTAGAACAAAATGACCGAAGTATGAAATGGTGAAACTACCAGCCCTTAAAAATGTCTTAATCTTGGAGAAACTGTGTTGTGTTTCTTAAACCTCAGATGGTACTATAggccaggggtctgcaacctgtgcCTCCTAAGACCCTTCAATGTGACCCTTAATAACTTTGGCCAAAAACGATAAagaattgaaaaatgttttaaattgtatAGGTAATTAACAGGAATATTTTTGTGAAGTAATTTTTTTGCCTTTAGGTTGAAAACTATGTCcttttttaagtacttttctatAATATTTGAAGGTaccattaaaaatgtattcattaacTTTTATGTAAAAgtttgatgattttatttatttaaaaacaaacatcaaattGTCTttcttcagtaaaaaaaaaaaaaaaaatcagaacaaaCTTCATATAATAAATGTTGTAAAAATAGGATATTTTGTTTGGAACAGTCATGTAGCTTTTGTCTGCAGctcaaaataaattttgtttgGTTGCACTGCTATAGGCTGCTACAGGCTGACCAGAGGATGAACAGAAAGCTCCTGAGGgacactgtgtgtgtttgtcatgTCCTTTAAAACCTGACTTCTGTGATAGTTCAGGAGCCCCCTGCTGGCGTGGAGGTCCTAAGCAGCCGCATAGTTTGCGTACAACTTGACTAGTACCAACACtagattaaattaaactgaGCACGTTtaaaaattctaagaaaatctCTCTGAATCTGAGACATTTTGAGAAAAGTAACTCTTTAAACCTAGCAGCTGCTTTTAATGTGACTCCACCCTTACCTTCTTGGAAACTTTAACAATCTCTTCCTCCATGTCCAAAAGGCTGGAGGTTTTCCCGTGTAGAACCCTGAACTTTTCTTCCATTAGAGAAAACCTCTCAGTTTGTCGCAGCACCACCCTGAAACACAGACCATACTCAGCAAAGAAACaacacacaggaaaaaaaaaaaagagggttAAAACGACAAATGTGTTCTCTTACCAGCTGAGAACCCCGCACGCTAAAAGCGAGAATAAACACATCAACAGTTTAATGTCCGGACCTGATGGCGTTTTATTTGCTCCTCTGTTCTCGCCGTCTTCCGTTTTCGCTTTTTGCGCTTCATCTTTACCGTTTGCTGGGGAATTTTGCGTTATTTCATCGGTTTGCTTTTGAGACTTCgtcttttttctctgtttaatttcCGCAGGCATTTTAggaaagttataaaaaaaaaaaaaaaacgtttttaaactATTGTTCCCTGGTTTTACTTTGACAAATACAGTCTGTTATACCATATGTCCGCAGATAAAAGCAGGATATCTTACCTAAAACAAGTTCATAGTTAATTAACCATTAAACTGACACCATTAACAACAGAGATTAGCTAAAATTACCGCTACTAACTCTCACTGTTCCCTGGAAAAGTGCTGCCTTCAGCGGGAATTGGTTAATATAAAACCAAACGACGTACAACCTACCAACTGTACCAAAACCACACAACTAGTACGGTAGTAGTTGTTCAAGTCTTTTAGCTCTACCTTAAATTAGATCCAACTACTCCGTACCAAATTTAAAACCGTAGTTGCTGTTACATGTTGTGCACAAACTATGGTAGTGCAAAATGGTGAAATTTCCGACAGCCATGAACGAGGCAGCAAGCCACGTTGGCGAGAGGATTTGCTCTTTATTTAATTGTTATTAAAAGATTTACTGGAATATTTCAggtacaaataaattaataacgTCCCTTATTAGAGAGAAATGTTTCGCCATAGATTTTGAAAAGATTATATAAATAATCTACCATCTCAATTAGGAATTCAaggtcattttaaataaatggaaaaaagtaaatattCTGTCCATTTTTGTAAGATGACTTATGTTTTGgacaataatttatttcctaTTGATAATTCTTACTTGCAAAGGCTGTAaagttacagaaaaaaacaaacaaatgcagaTTGAGCCCTGGAGTCATACAATACTACCATAAACTTCTGTGGGATGCATTGTTGGGGTTTTATagtacaaacaaacacaaagtccTGCAAATCGTTCTACACGAATATAAttcaatctcagtataaatacagcagtTAGAGGCTATAGAGAAAAACAACGTCATgatgaccaaggaacacagaaggGTTCAaatggagaggtttaaagcatgGTTGGGTTATGAAACAATGTCTGAAGCTTTAAACATGTCCCAGAGCTCTTTTCAGTCTATTActtcaaaatggaaagagtatgacacaGCTGCAAACCCACAAAGACATCACCATCCAAGGCAAAGAGCATCATAATCAGAGCCCCATAATAACTTGGAAGAAGCTGCAGCATTCGATTTCTTTCCCAAATCCACAAGTTAAGGTCATAAATGGTAATTTGAAGAGCCTTAAAAAGGGTCAAGAAAATACAATGGAAGCTATAGTGCCAAAAGgtctaaatatttaatgaacATTTGCCTtgaacatttaattttgtcatgttacaaacatCCCCCCTGAACCCTCCATCCTTAACATGAAACCTGGTGGTGGTAGCAtggtgctgtggggatgctttcctcCAGCAGAGAGAGTGAAGTTGGCCAGAGATGATCAAAAGATGAATGTAGCTAATTAGAGATTGTAAGACAACAGTTAAGGCgtaaacaatttattttggcACAGTTGTGGAGTTCCTGCTTACATTCTGTGTCAAAAAATAGACAAAACATGATTATCGGTAGCTTTATTTTATAtgtaaatgaaaaccaaaagttCTTTACAACACTGTACTACACAGCCATTACTGAAAAATCCATGGTTCCATCTTCAGGACGGGTCTTGTATAAGCTACATAGGGAAcatgcaaaataaacaaaataacatgTATGTGTAATCAAGCACAAAGGGACAGACAATcttacaaaaacagacaaagcaAACATAAATGCATCATTAATTCAGAGGCGCCAAAGCTGCCATgtgcaaattttaaaaaaattttgaGTAA
This portion of the Girardinichthys multiradiatus isolate DD_20200921_A chromosome 17, DD_fGirMul_XY1, whole genome shotgun sequence genome encodes:
- the LOC124882726 gene encoding inhibitor of nuclear factor kappa-B kinase-interacting protein isoform X1, coding for MPAEIKQRKKTKSQKQTDEITQNSPANGKDEAQKAKTEDGENRGANKTPSGPDIKLLMCLFSLLACGVLSWVVLRQTERFSLMEEKFRVLHGKTSSLLDMEEEIVKVSKKLAASEDDLQEALATVSTATRLQQDITTLHGFIMAMQADENSASRDLQAVNAHFLNVTETWQERLAAITSDLEVIKAESREAHAGATEQVNEAEQRAETLAKRLEELEDSTKRNARVLERTEEDDAKRAQDQLDWNTKQIHKLQEQINGLTKKEAELSSELQEYIPRAQQCEEHLPQVEEAVRSILKLSSDLSEAEKRLEEVTLQVFGTEDSMLKALSEILEIRQELDTLQAQNSILRMKNELSVVKEAVRELTMVLRGNRDETQTDSGTLEDEEWKDEDEEPWLEDELNEQSEPPQIARVFS